One window from the genome of Oceanicoccus sp. KOV_DT_Chl encodes:
- a CDS encoding extracellular solute-binding protein, translating into MRTRLFTLIFSVLIAGASYGNDTTISHAIAMHGNVKYPVDFHGFDYTSANAIKGGKLRLGVQGTFDSLNPFISKGSPGDNIGLIYDTLMVHSADEAFSQYGLIAERIETPADRSWVIFHLRKEARFHDGVAITADDVVFTFNLLIEKGSPLFRSYYADVQTVEALDPQRVKFTFKPGVNRELALIVGDLAILPKHYWQDRDFSKSSLEIPLGSGPYKIINADAGRSISFERVKDYWASDLPVNRGLYNYDQVQLDYYKDAVVLLEALKADRYDFRLENVSKQWATGYNSPATAKGLLKKVKIEHNNTTGMQCLLMNLRDSKFQDLRVRKALNYAFDYEWTNKNLFYGAYKRTDSFFSNSELASSGLPSPEELDILTPFKEQIPESVFTTPYTNPVSDGSGHNRGNLRIAAKLLKEAGWVVRDNVLVNATSGEPFTIEILIYMPTTERILNPYAKALQKLGIQMTVKSIEVSQFVNRLRSYDFEMLTVVIGQSLSPGNEQREYWHSTAADIEGSRNYSGIKDPVVDQLVDLVISAPDREQLIYRTRALDRVLLHNYFVVPQYHSGAHRLAYWDKFGQPNIAPKYDPSFSIGLFSWWVDPDKAQALNKAKAALNE; encoded by the coding sequence ATGCGCACTAGACTATTCACATTAATTTTCAGCGTTTTAATCGCTGGCGCCAGCTATGGCAACGACACCACCATTTCTCACGCCATTGCTATGCATGGCAATGTTAAATACCCGGTGGATTTCCATGGCTTTGACTACACCTCTGCCAACGCAATAAAAGGAGGCAAATTACGGCTAGGGGTACAGGGTACTTTTGACAGCCTTAACCCATTTATTAGCAAAGGCTCCCCTGGCGATAATATCGGTTTGATTTATGACACGCTGATGGTGCATTCAGCCGATGAAGCCTTCTCCCAATATGGTTTGATTGCGGAAAGAATCGAAACCCCCGCAGATCGATCGTGGGTCATATTTCACCTGCGGAAAGAAGCCCGCTTTCACGATGGTGTCGCGATTACTGCCGACGACGTTGTATTTACCTTTAATCTATTAATCGAAAAAGGCTCACCCCTGTTCCGTTCCTACTATGCCGATGTTCAAACGGTTGAAGCGCTTGACCCGCAGCGGGTCAAATTCACCTTTAAGCCTGGGGTCAATCGCGAACTGGCACTCATCGTTGGCGACCTGGCCATACTCCCTAAACACTACTGGCAAGACCGTGATTTCAGCAAGTCATCACTGGAGATACCGCTAGGCAGCGGACCGTATAAAATCATTAACGCTGACGCCGGACGCTCAATCAGTTTTGAGCGAGTGAAGGATTATTGGGCCAGCGATCTGCCAGTGAATCGAGGGCTCTATAATTATGATCAAGTACAACTTGATTATTACAAAGATGCCGTCGTGTTGTTAGAAGCATTGAAAGCTGACCGCTACGATTTTCGACTTGAAAACGTCTCAAAACAATGGGCAACGGGTTACAACAGCCCGGCAACAGCCAAAGGGCTGCTGAAAAAAGTTAAAATTGAACATAACAATACAACCGGCATGCAGTGCCTGCTGATGAATTTACGCGACAGTAAATTTCAGGATCTACGGGTACGCAAAGCCCTCAATTATGCGTTCGATTACGAGTGGACAAATAAAAATTTATTTTATGGGGCCTATAAGCGCACCGACAGCTTCTTTTCCAATTCTGAACTAGCCTCATCCGGCCTCCCTAGCCCGGAAGAGCTAGACATTCTCACCCCTTTTAAAGAGCAAATTCCTGAAAGCGTATTCACCACGCCTTACACCAACCCTGTTAGTGACGGCAGCGGTCACAACCGTGGTAACTTACGAATAGCGGCAAAACTATTGAAAGAAGCCGGCTGGGTAGTCAGGGATAATGTGCTGGTGAATGCCACCAGCGGCGAACCCTTTACTATCGAAATACTGATTTATATGCCTACTACCGAGCGCATACTTAACCCCTATGCCAAAGCATTACAAAAGCTAGGGATTCAAATGACAGTGAAAAGCATTGAAGTCTCGCAATTTGTCAATCGATTACGTAGCTATGATTTTGAAATGCTCACCGTCGTAATCGGACAATCACTTTCACCTGGCAACGAGCAAAGAGAATACTGGCATTCAACTGCTGCCGACATTGAAGGTAGTCGCAACTATTCCGGCATCAAAGATCCTGTAGTTGACCAGCTCGTCGATCTGGTCATTTCCGCCCCGGATCGCGAACAATTAATCTACCGCACCAGAGCGCTTGATCGGGTACTGTTACATAATTATTTTGTTGTTCCCCAGTATCATAGCGGCGCTCACCGGCTGGCTTACTGGGACAAATTTGGCCAGCCAAACATCGCCCCTAAATATGATCCGAGCTTCAGTATTGGCCTTTTTAGCTGGTGGGTTGATCCCGATAAAGCACAGGCTCTGAACAAGGCCAAAGCTGCTTTAAACGAATAA
- a CDS encoding HDOD domain-containing protein: MSDPELKPTTKTTQQWVKQLSHVQLPVLSGVMQELNAVTQSSDSSASQLSEIILKDSALTTKVLRIANSVYHNPNSDNAVTTISRAVVQLGFQGIKAISLSVMMVDSLLKQNTKERMLEWMARGFHTAVQAENLLQQAGGNEKEEEVFITSLLLHVGEMAFWSTKGDAVEQLDSKLDAGSCGDPQLEQQLLGSSMREITRALAEEWQLGSRLQEALDPGMHPSKATEAVLLGEEISLATEKGWDSQEFRDVLVKASLFSGLGLEAVREMIEQGADKAAGVALAYGANKICHLIPSTTEKVAPPEIKSMKSNPQLQLDILREMGAMVEQMVDVNTLFQMVVEGIHRGIGLERVCICLVDPKVTQMQAKYVLGDNTDEWRSDLNFPIKSDQDNIFAHCLHSRTNAWLRKNTTHQFNHLINKKTERLIDTNNCLISAVYAGSRPIGVIVADRGLKKPVQIDQEQHESFDHFSQQTSMSLAMLAEKARQRRRG; this comes from the coding sequence ATGAGTGACCCCGAACTAAAGCCGACCACCAAAACAACACAGCAATGGGTTAAGCAATTAAGTCATGTACAGCTTCCGGTTTTGTCCGGCGTGATGCAGGAGCTCAATGCCGTTACTCAAAGCAGTGACTCTTCAGCGTCCCAACTCTCCGAGATTATTCTTAAAGACAGCGCACTTACCACTAAAGTTCTGCGTATTGCTAACAGTGTTTACCATAACCCTAATTCAGACAATGCTGTAACTACTATTAGTCGCGCGGTAGTGCAGCTTGGCTTTCAGGGTATCAAGGCTATTTCATTATCAGTGATGATGGTTGATTCACTACTCAAGCAGAACACTAAAGAGCGAATGTTGGAGTGGATGGCCAGGGGCTTCCATACCGCTGTGCAGGCTGAAAATTTACTCCAACAAGCAGGTGGCAATGAAAAAGAGGAAGAAGTGTTTATTACTTCACTGTTACTGCATGTGGGTGAAATGGCGTTTTGGAGCACCAAGGGCGATGCTGTAGAGCAGTTAGATAGTAAGCTTGATGCGGGTAGTTGTGGTGATCCACAGCTTGAGCAGCAGTTACTTGGCAGCAGTATGCGTGAGATTACCCGCGCGCTAGCAGAGGAGTGGCAGCTTGGTAGTCGCTTACAGGAAGCGTTAGATCCAGGCATGCATCCTAGTAAGGCAACCGAAGCGGTATTGCTCGGCGAAGAAATTAGCCTGGCCACAGAAAAAGGTTGGGACTCGCAAGAATTTAGAGATGTATTAGTCAAGGCTTCTTTGTTTTCAGGTTTAGGCCTGGAAGCGGTGCGAGAAATGATAGAGCAGGGAGCTGATAAGGCCGCAGGTGTTGCGCTGGCTTATGGCGCCAATAAAATTTGTCACTTGATCCCAAGCACAACGGAAAAAGTCGCACCCCCAGAAATCAAGAGCATGAAGTCCAACCCCCAATTACAACTTGATATTTTGCGTGAAATGGGCGCAATGGTCGAGCAGATGGTGGATGTTAATACTTTGTTCCAAATGGTGGTCGAAGGAATTCATCGTGGTATTGGTTTGGAGCGAGTGTGTATATGTTTGGTAGATCCAAAAGTTACCCAGATGCAGGCCAAATATGTGCTGGGTGATAATACCGACGAGTGGCGTAGTGATCTAAATTTCCCTATTAAAAGCGATCAGGATAATATATTTGCCCACTGCTTACACAGCCGTACCAATGCCTGGCTGCGCAAAAACACCACACACCAGTTTAATCATTTAATTAATAAAAAAACCGAGCGGTTGATCGACACGAATAACTGTTTAATCTCGGCAGTATATGCTGGCAGCCGGCCCATTGGTGTTATTGTTGCCGATCGAGGATTGAAAAAGCCGGTGCAGATAGATCAGGAACAACATGAGAGTTTCGATCATTTTAGTCAGCAAACGAGCATGTCTTTAGCCATGCTGGCTGAAAAAGCCCGCCAGCGACGGCGTGGTTAA
- a CDS encoding LysM peptidoglycan-binding domain-containing protein yields the protein MKLLLISKLYFFIQVISILLLQAGCQSIGINNKPLNDPPIAITHDMAAALTDADPWEYFTDFSSPYACIHSIDEPQATEPNWVEPDTIWPRIRLGFQLDWGLEQKRLDAEFNWYQRHPEYMSRVSNRARRYIYHVTEQLEQAGLPLELALLPIVESAYDPFAYSHGRASGMWQFIPGTARMYHLQQSWWYDGRRDIIDSTAAAISLLERLADYYDGDWLLALAAYNSGQGNVNKAIRKNKKRGKPTDFWSLDLPRETRSYVPKLLALAKLVDNPRRYGIDLYPVPNQPYFATVSTQSQIDLAQAASMAEIDIDELYLLNPGYNRWATDPSGPHRLLVPLANESIFEQALTKLPPSKRLHWQRHTVKEGESLLLLAKRFNTGVDTIKQINSIRGNMIRAGQSLMIPMASQAGEHYSLSADQRLTTIHEQRTGGANTRQIFYTVKSGDSLWTIAQKHHVSTSKLAHWNGIAPKDLLKPGQKLSIWLAKNNKQAKGTTAPVNQRKNVVKKVGYKVRNGDSLARIADKFNLRITDIVKWNKVNPKKYLQPGQRLTLYVNVMNTIN from the coding sequence ATGAAGTTATTATTAATCAGCAAGTTATATTTCTTTATTCAAGTTATTTCTATTCTTCTATTGCAAGCTGGCTGCCAATCTATCGGGATCAATAATAAGCCATTAAATGATCCACCGATTGCCATCACTCACGACATGGCCGCTGCGCTAACGGATGCTGATCCCTGGGAATATTTCACCGACTTCAGCAGCCCGTATGCCTGCATTCACAGCATTGACGAGCCACAAGCCACAGAACCTAACTGGGTTGAGCCAGACACTATTTGGCCCAGAATCCGCCTGGGGTTTCAGTTGGACTGGGGGCTGGAGCAGAAGCGCCTGGACGCCGAGTTTAATTGGTATCAACGTCACCCCGAATATATGTCGCGCGTCAGCAACCGTGCCAGACGCTATATCTACCATGTGACAGAACAACTGGAACAGGCCGGGTTGCCGCTGGAATTAGCACTGCTACCCATTGTCGAAAGTGCCTATGATCCATTTGCCTATTCCCATGGCCGCGCGTCCGGCATGTGGCAATTTATTCCCGGTACCGCCCGCATGTATCATTTACAACAAAGCTGGTGGTATGACGGTCGCCGCGACATTATCGATTCCACGGCGGCAGCCATAAGCCTGCTTGAACGCTTGGCTGACTACTATGACGGAGACTGGCTGCTTGCTCTAGCCGCCTATAACTCCGGCCAAGGCAACGTTAATAAAGCCATTCGTAAAAACAAAAAACGGGGCAAACCCACTGATTTTTGGTCGCTGGACTTACCTAGAGAAACCCGCAGTTATGTCCCCAAGCTATTGGCACTGGCAAAACTCGTCGACAACCCAAGACGCTACGGTATTGATCTTTACCCTGTTCCGAACCAGCCCTACTTTGCCACTGTCAGCACCCAGTCACAGATTGATCTGGCACAGGCTGCTTCGATGGCTGAGATTGATATAGACGAATTGTATCTACTAAACCCTGGCTATAATCGGTGGGCTACTGACCCATCTGGCCCTCACCGCTTACTGGTCCCGCTAGCCAATGAATCGATTTTTGAACAGGCATTAACCAAGCTACCACCGTCAAAGCGACTGCATTGGCAGCGGCATACCGTCAAAGAAGGTGAATCTTTATTGCTGCTCGCCAAACGCTTTAATACCGGTGTGGATACTATCAAGCAAATCAACAGTATCCGCGGCAACATGATTCGTGCCGGACAATCATTAATGATTCCAATGGCCTCACAAGCCGGGGAACATTACAGCTTAAGTGCCGACCAGCGACTCACCACTATTCATGAGCAGCGAACCGGTGGCGCTAACACTCGGCAAATTTTTTATACCGTAAAAAGTGGCGACAGCCTGTGGACCATAGCGCAGAAACATCATGTAAGCACCTCCAAGCTTGCCCACTGGAATGGCATTGCACCAAAGGATCTATTAAAACCTGGTCAAAAACTCAGTATCTGGCTGGCAAAAAATAATAAACAAGCAAAGGGAACTACAGCGCCGGTAAACCAGCGCAAAAACGTAGTAAAAAAGGTGGGATATAAAGTTCGTAATGGCGATTCACTTGCCAGAATAGCCGATAAATTTAATCTACGGATCACTGACATTGTGAAATGGAATAAGGTCAACCCGAAAAAATATCTACAGCCAGGGCAGCGCCTGACACTTTATGTCAATGTGATGAATACCATCAATTAG
- the gloB gene encoding hydroxyacylglutathione hydrolase yields MIKIEPIAAFSDNYIWCLYDQERREAAVVDPGDAAPVLEYLQKHQLTLTTILITHHHFDHTGGIADLLAAHGSNLPVYGPYSDNIAQITHPLDATSSFELFNLHFECLTIPGHTLDHIALFCPDNAGTPLLFCGDTLFAGGCGRVFEGNPAMMLKSLEKLASLPASTLVYCAHEYTLSNLAFAQAVEPDNEQLLQRLQSDSDKRQQALPTIPSTLALELATNPFLRCQQPSVIRSASHHSEQACDDPVAVFAAIRGWKDSF; encoded by the coding sequence ATGATTAAAATTGAACCCATTGCCGCTTTTTCCGACAACTATATCTGGTGCCTTTACGATCAAGAGCGCCGGGAAGCTGCAGTAGTCGACCCCGGTGATGCTGCACCGGTTTTGGAATATCTGCAGAAACACCAATTAACATTAACAACAATTCTGATTACTCATCATCATTTTGATCATACCGGCGGTATCGCAGACCTCCTTGCAGCCCATGGTAGTAATCTGCCTGTCTATGGCCCCTACAGTGACAATATAGCGCAGATCACACATCCTCTGGACGCCACCAGCAGTTTTGAATTATTTAACCTGCATTTTGAATGCCTGACGATTCCAGGGCACACCCTCGACCACATCGCCTTATTCTGTCCCGATAATGCTGGCACACCCCTTCTCTTTTGCGGCGATACTTTATTCGCCGGCGGCTGTGGACGAGTATTTGAAGGCAACCCGGCGATGATGTTGAAATCACTCGAAAAACTGGCCTCACTGCCCGCCAGCACTCTGGTGTATTGTGCCCATGAATATACATTGAGTAATTTAGCCTTTGCTCAAGCGGTTGAACCTGACAACGAGCAGCTATTACAGCGTTTGCAATCCGATAGCGACAAACGTCAGCAGGCATTGCCAACAATACCTTCGACACTGGCGCTTGAACTGGCTACCAACCCTTTTTTACGCTGCCAACAACCATCGGTTATCCGCAGCGCCAGCCATCATAGCGAACAAGCCTGTGATGACCCCGTGGCCGTGTTTGCCGCCATTCGCGGCTGGAAAGATAGCTTCTAA
- a CDS encoding methyltransferase domain-containing protein, which produces MAFFSRFKQAATIEELLPVYESWFSGERGRLLLAKQQLLLDEMLTDCFGYHLLQLSVDSRLELYRDCRVQNKYRSHPTVNTLSTCAEFEHLPFANESLDVVVVHHVQEVSNNPHQLLRELHRVVIPHGHLIMIGFNPWSPLGSIKQFSRFLPQRVWHNQLISSPRMQDWLSLLGFETQQINYGQHFPAMLENTDKRWLNELLTQWPFGNFYIISALKEVSAMTPLKPKWKKARNEFVGLAPAKRQWPSQSATRK; this is translated from the coding sequence ATGGCATTTTTTTCCAGATTTAAACAAGCTGCAACCATTGAAGAGCTGCTGCCAGTCTATGAAAGCTGGTTTAGTGGTGAGCGTGGGCGTTTATTGCTTGCTAAGCAGCAGCTTTTATTAGATGAAATGCTCACTGATTGTTTTGGCTATCATTTGCTGCAACTGAGTGTTGACTCCCGGTTGGAGCTTTATCGTGATTGTCGTGTGCAAAATAAATACCGCAGCCACCCAACAGTAAACACGCTTAGTACCTGTGCAGAGTTTGAACACTTGCCGTTTGCTAATGAAAGTCTCGATGTGGTTGTGGTGCACCACGTTCAGGAGGTGAGTAATAACCCTCACCAATTATTGCGTGAGCTGCACCGGGTTGTCATTCCCCACGGACATTTAATTATGATTGGTTTTAACCCTTGGTCACCCTTGGGTAGCATCAAACAGTTCAGCCGTTTTTTGCCGCAACGTGTGTGGCATAATCAACTGATAAGCAGCCCGCGAATGCAGGACTGGCTCAGTTTGTTAGGGTTTGAAACACAACAGATTAATTACGGGCAGCATTTCCCCGCGATGCTTGAGAACACGGATAAGCGCTGGTTGAATGAATTGTTGACGCAGTGGCCCTTTGGAAACTTTTATATTATTTCTGCGCTTAAAGAAGTGTCAGCAATGACACCGTTAAAACCAAAATGGAAAAAAGCCAGAAACGAATTTGTTGGGCTAGCACCTGCCAAGCGGCAATGGCCAAGCCAGTCGGCAACGAGGAAGTAG
- the rnhA gene encoding ribonuclease HI has product MKHIEIFTDGACRGNPGPGGWGALLRYQGNEKPLYGGEPNTTNNRMELTAAIEGLKALNEPCQVSLTTDSQYVRKGITEWMDNWKKRGWKTSAKKPVKNVDLWQALDEQAQRHTIDWHWVKGHSGHRENEIADQLANRGIDEL; this is encoded by the coding sequence TTGAAACACATTGAAATTTTTACCGACGGCGCTTGCCGTGGTAATCCTGGCCCGGGTGGCTGGGGTGCATTGTTACGCTATCAGGGCAACGAAAAACCATTGTATGGCGGCGAGCCCAATACCACAAATAATCGAATGGAACTCACGGCTGCCATAGAGGGCTTAAAAGCGCTCAACGAACCCTGTCAGGTAAGTCTTACCACTGATTCACAATATGTTCGCAAGGGCATTACTGAATGGATGGATAACTGGAAAAAGCGTGGTTGGAAAACTTCAGCCAAAAAGCCGGTGAAAAATGTTGATTTATGGCAGGCGCTGGATGAACAAGCGCAACGGCATACAATCGATTGGCACTGGGTTAAAGGTCACAGCGGTCACCGCGAAAATGAAATTGCCGATCAATTGGCCAATCGCGGCATTGATGAACTGTAA
- the dnaQ gene encoding DNA polymerase III subunit epsilon, with the protein MRQVVLDTETTGLEPSQGHRIIEIGCVELIDRKLTGRHYHQYINPNRDIDAGAIEVHGITNEFLADKPRFQQIVKDFVEFIDGAELVIHNAPFDIGFIDAEFSLLGAASPGKTIDYCTVVDTLVMARQKHPGQRNSLDALCSRYEVDNSQRDLHGALLDSEILADVYLLMTGGQSNLLLSGDDNQEGGGEADTAIRRLAADRPTLKVVRASAEELAAHELRLEEIDKASDGNTQWR; encoded by the coding sequence TTGAGACAAGTTGTACTGGATACTGAGACGACTGGTTTGGAGCCAAGTCAGGGGCATCGCATTATTGAGATCGGTTGCGTTGAATTAATTGATCGAAAATTAACGGGACGCCATTACCATCAATATATCAACCCGAATCGTGACATCGATGCGGGGGCAATAGAAGTTCACGGCATTACTAATGAGTTTTTAGCTGACAAGCCACGCTTTCAGCAGATTGTTAAAGACTTCGTTGAGTTCATTGACGGTGCCGAATTAGTTATCCATAACGCGCCGTTTGATATTGGTTTTATTGACGCAGAATTTTCTTTATTGGGTGCCGCGAGCCCCGGTAAAACGATCGATTACTGTACTGTGGTCGACACCCTGGTCATGGCTAGACAGAAGCACCCCGGGCAGCGCAACAGTTTGGATGCGCTCTGTTCTCGCTACGAAGTTGATAATTCACAGCGTGACTTGCACGGCGCATTACTCGACTCAGAGATTTTAGCTGACGTTTATTTGTTAATGACCGGTGGGCAGTCCAATCTATTGCTTTCCGGTGACGATAATCAGGAAGGGGGCGGTGAGGCTGATACCGCTATTCGGCGTTTGGCTGCTGATCGACCGACATTGAAAGTCGTTCGTGCTAGTGCTGAGGAATTAGCTGCGCATGAGTTACGGCTCGAGGAAATAGATAAAGCGAGTGATGGAAATACTCAATGGCGATAG
- the nhaB gene encoding sodium/proton antiporter NhaB, translating into MAQTMPQALAANFLGQAPQWYKQCIIAFLVLNPILLFTVGPFVTGWILILEFIFTLALALKCYPLQPGGLLAIEAIVIGMASPESVYHEAASNFEVILLLIFMVAGIYFMQNLLLFVFTKILLGVKSKKVLSLLFSLVAAVLSAFLDALTVTAVLISVGTGFFAVYHKVASGKKQNHSHDHSDDGGVIELHRNDLEQFRAFLRSLLMHGAVGTALGGVCTLVGEPQNLLIAEKAGWDFIQFFLLMAPVTMPVLAAGLLTCLLLEVTGTFSYGAELPTAVREVLEEYSKEEESKRTTRDKAALIIQALVAIFLVVALAKHLAAVGIIGLAVIVLLTAFNGIIEEHQIGHAFEEALPFTALLVVFFAIVAVIHEQHLFSPIIDAVLVMDVGIRPVMFFIANGVLSMISDNVFVATVYINEVKAALDAGTITRVEFDQLAIAINTGTNIPSVATPNGQAAFLFLLTSALAPLIRLSYGRMVIMALPYTIVMSTVGIVAVYFLI; encoded by the coding sequence ATGGCTCAAACTATGCCACAGGCGTTAGCAGCCAACTTTCTCGGCCAGGCGCCGCAATGGTACAAGCAGTGCATCATCGCTTTTTTGGTGTTGAACCCAATTCTATTATTTACCGTCGGTCCGTTCGTTACGGGCTGGATACTCATACTTGAGTTTATATTCACGCTGGCTCTTGCTTTAAAATGCTACCCGCTACAACCCGGTGGCTTATTGGCGATAGAGGCCATTGTAATTGGAATGGCCTCCCCTGAATCGGTTTATCACGAAGCCGCCAGCAACTTTGAAGTTATATTGCTGCTGATCTTTATGGTCGCAGGCATTTACTTCATGCAAAATTTATTGCTCTTCGTGTTCACCAAGATTTTATTGGGTGTGAAATCCAAAAAAGTATTATCCCTGCTATTTTCTTTAGTAGCCGCTGTGCTAAGTGCTTTTTTAGATGCGCTCACCGTTACCGCGGTGCTAATTAGTGTTGGTACCGGCTTTTTTGCGGTTTATCACAAAGTGGCATCTGGCAAAAAACAAAATCACTCCCACGACCACAGTGATGACGGTGGCGTTATTGAATTGCACCGCAATGATCTTGAACAATTTCGTGCATTTTTACGCAGCCTATTAATGCATGGTGCGGTAGGTACGGCTTTAGGGGGGGTGTGTACGCTGGTAGGTGAACCACAAAACCTGCTAATCGCAGAAAAAGCCGGGTGGGATTTTATTCAATTCTTTTTGCTGATGGCCCCTGTTACCATGCCTGTGCTGGCTGCCGGGCTACTCACCTGCTTGTTACTGGAGGTCACAGGTACGTTTAGTTATGGCGCAGAGCTACCCACTGCGGTGAGGGAAGTACTGGAAGAGTATTCCAAGGAAGAAGAATCCAAGCGTACTACCAGAGACAAAGCAGCACTGATCATTCAGGCGCTTGTGGCAATCTTTTTAGTCGTGGCGCTAGCCAAACACCTTGCCGCTGTTGGTATTATCGGCCTTGCCGTGATCGTGTTACTAACCGCCTTCAATGGCATCATTGAGGAACACCAGATAGGCCACGCCTTTGAAGAGGCACTCCCCTTCACAGCACTGCTAGTGGTGTTTTTTGCAATCGTTGCCGTTATCCATGAGCAACATCTATTTAGCCCCATCATCGATGCGGTATTAGTAATGGATGTCGGCATAAGACCGGTAATGTTCTTTATCGCCAACGGCGTGTTATCCATGATCAGCGACAATGTTTTCGTGGCGACAGTTTATATCAACGAGGTTAAAGCAGCTTTGGATGCTGGCACTATTACCCGCGTCGAGTTTGATCAGTTAGCGATTGCGATCAATACCGGTACCAATATCCCCAGTGTGGCAACCCCTAACGGTCAAGCAGCATTTTTGTTTCTGCTAACCTCAGCACTGGCGCCACTAATCCGCTTGTCTTATGGACGCATGGTAATTATGGCGCTGCCATATACCATTGTGATGAGTACCGTGGGTATTGTGGCGGTTTATTTTTTAATTTAG
- a CDS encoding cation/multidrug efflux pump, protein MAYTILAIFFIALSLTIVLGAGRLLFKGRWFMGWLRGMTGLCFVVLSVVLALSAFDFFSYKQLIKEQTIASISFTKLDDQRFAVSLVDSSGNEQNFELAGDLWQLDARILKWNKTLAGLGLTPGYRLDRISGRYLALEEDRNAARTVHSLNTSKSVLDVWQWLRSSRQLLPLVDASYGSATYLPMSDGALYSVSLSGSGLLARPLNERATTAVTAWQ, encoded by the coding sequence ATGGCTTATACCATTCTGGCGATTTTTTTTATTGCACTGTCACTAACCATCGTGTTGGGAGCCGGTCGCCTACTCTTTAAAGGCCGCTGGTTTATGGGTTGGTTACGCGGTATGACTGGATTGTGTTTTGTTGTGTTGTCTGTGGTACTGGCACTTTCAGCCTTTGACTTTTTTAGTTACAAGCAACTGATCAAGGAACAGACGATTGCCAGCATTAGTTTTACCAAGCTTGATGATCAGCGCTTTGCTGTGTCGCTGGTTGATAGTAGTGGTAACGAGCAAAATTTTGAGCTTGCAGGTGATTTGTGGCAATTGGATGCACGAATTCTGAAATGGAATAAAACGCTGGCTGGACTTGGTTTGACGCCAGGCTATCGGTTGGATCGTATTAGTGGGCGTTATTTAGCCCTGGAAGAAGACCGTAATGCTGCACGCACTGTGCATTCCTTGAACACCAGTAAAAGCGTACTGGATGTCTGGCAGTGGTTACGGAGTAGCCGCCAACTCTTGCCGCTGGTGGATGCCTCTTATGGCAGTGCGACGTATTTACCCATGAGTGATGGTGCTTTGTACAGCGTTAGCTTGTCAGGTAGCGGTTTATTAGCCAGGCCATTGAATGAGCGCGCCACCACTGCCGTCACAGCATGGCAATAG